Genomic segment of Paenibacillus sp. FSL R5-0912:
AGAATGGCGCGCTGTTGGTAGAGAACGGGATAATTGCGGATGTGGGAGAGCGTGAGGAGCTGCTGCGCCGCTATCCCGACGCCAGGCACATCCCCTGGGAGGGCAGAGCTATCGTTCCCGGCACCGTTAATTCACATAATCACTCCTTCCAGAGCCTGCTGCGCGGGATTGCAATTGATAAGCCGTTTCTGGAATGGCGGGATCGGGCCCTGTACAAGTACACGCCGCTTCTCGATGAAGAAGCCATCTATACCGGTGCGCTGCTTGCTTTCGGGGAGATGCTGCGCTACGGAATCACGACAGTCTGCGATTTCTTCTATGTGCATAACGGCGGAACTACCTATGATGAAGCCGTAATCCGGGCTGCGGGTGATCTGGGTATCCGGCTTGTATTTGCCCGTACCATGTATGACTGGACCGGGGCGCCGCTGGCTTACCGGGAGACGGTTCCGGAGGCTGTGGAGCGTACCCGGTTATTAGCCAAGAAGTATCAGGGCAATCCCATGGTTACGGTGCATCCGGCTCCGCATAGTCCGCATGCGGCTTCATCGGAGATGATTAAGGCCGGGCATAAGCTGGCCATGGAGCTGGATACACCTTTTCACATTCATGTGGCGGAAGAAATATTCGAGGTTGAAGAGATCCAGCGTGACTATGGCCTGCGGCCTGTGCATTATCTGGATTCCCTGGGCGTGCTCGACGAGCGGATGATTGCAATTCATCTGGTCTGGCTGGAAGAATCCGAGATTGAGCTAATCGGTGCTAGACACGGGTCACTGGCGTATTGCCCGTCCAGCAACATGTTCCTGGCTGACGGTGTGACCCGTATTCCCGACCTGCTGAAGGCAGGCGTCAGAGTAACACTCGGGACCGACGGAGGCTGCAGCAACAACCGGATCAGTGTGTATGAGGAGATGCGCATGTGCGCGCTGCTGCAGAAGGTCAGCCGGCTGGACGGCACCTGCATCACCGCCGGGGAGGTGTACCGTATGGGCACCCGGAGTGCCGGTGGGATTCTACGGCTGCCGGTGGGCTCGCTCGAAACCGGGCAGTACGCCGACTTCGCGGCGCTCGACCTTCATGATCTGTCACTGGCACCTAAGCGGGAATTGTTCGCGAACATGGTCTATGCGATGCAGCCGGGAGCGATCCGGACAGTAGTCGTGGGCGGGAAGGTGGTTTTTGAGCAAGGAAAGATTCAGACCGTGTCCGATTCGTCTATCGGCCGGCGGGTAGACCAATGGTTTGAGAAATGCGCGAAGCTGGAGTAGTTCTAGATAGATCTTCATTGGAGGATGATTGTATTTAGTACAGTAGAACTCAACTTATTTGGGGTTAAAACTCTTTCTATTGTATTTCATACATTTGATTTCTGGAGTTTGGCTCCATAACCCCTTTACTGCTGGATTCTGCTGTACAGAATACAACAGATGCAGTTTTTACGTAGATATGGAGCTGATTTATTGTGCAAAATGCAATTGAACTCTCGTTTGGGCGCTTTGAACGCTTAACGTAACTCCTATGGAGTTGTAGAGCAGCTCTAACGTAAATTCCACCAGTGCGATCTGTATAAAAAGTAAATAATGGAAGCCTGGTTATAATTAAAGCTGCCGAAAGCATAAGCTTGTCTATAGGTCCTGTCCACAAAAGGGGTTGAAGACTTGGCGAGTGCACTTCTAGGCAGCTTTTTATCTGCAATGGCTACGGTGCTTGGCGTGATTCCCATCCTGTTCGTGAAGCGGCTGTCAGAGCTGTGGAAGGATGTTCTGGTTGCCTTCACCGCCGGAATTATGGTGTCAGCGACCACCTTCGGGCTGATGCCGCAGGCGATCAAAGAGTCGGGAATCATCGCCCTTACGCTTGGCTTGATTACCGGGGTGCTTCTGCTTGATCTGATCGAGAGTCATATTCCGCATATTGATGTGGAGAACAAGCCCGGTCTCAGTAATCTGGATTCCAAAGCGCTGCTCGTGATGATCGCGCTGTTCATCCATAATATTCCCGAGGGGCTCAGTACGGGCTTCAGCTATGCGAGTGAACAGGCAAGCCTGGGTCCCATGGTGGCTATTGCAATCGGAGCCCAGAATATGCCGGAAGGCCTGATCCTGGCAGTGTTTCTGATGAATGCCCGCGCGACCCGGCGCAAGGCATTGACTATTGCTGCCCTGACCGGCCTGATGGAGATGGTGTCTGCGGTTATCGGGTATTTTACAGCCAGCTATGTGCAGAATGTAGTCGGTTACGGGCTGGCCTTCGCGGCCGGAGCGATGCTCTTCATTGTCTATAAGGAGCTGATCCCGGAGAGCCACGGCCACGGGTATGAGCGGCCTTCAACTTATTCGTTTATATTCGGCCTGCTGGCGATGGTGTATATTACAACGTTTTTTGGCGGATGAAGGATTTGATTCTCAATAATCAGACCGCCTATGGTGCCATGGACACCAGGCGGTTTTTCGTATTGGAATGGAAACTTCGCACCATTTGCGTCTGCTTCCCAAAGCAGCTATACTGGCTGTTATCCCAGCGATTCATAGAGCGCTAGCTTGAAGATGGAAGGTGTGAATGGATGGACAGACTAACCTGGGAAGCTTTGCTGACATTTGTACTTCTGGTTGCTGGTTTCATAAGCTTGTATGCTGCAATTCACAAACGGACGAATTTTGCCCGTTACAGTATGACGGTTCTGCTGGCAGCCAGCGGGGCGCCGCTCGCGGTAATGCTGGTGCTGGAGAGCCGGAGAGACGCGCTCGATGCGAATATTGGACTGGGTATGGCTTTTTTGCTGACATGGCTCATTACTGCCCTGGTATTTGCCGCTTCGGTGATTATATGGATCGTTAAGAAGAGAAAGCAGGGTTAACCGGATTTATTGCTGTAATTCAAACTTGTTCCCCGGATGTATGAAAAAAGAAGCTGTCCAATGACTGCAGATTTCCTGCAGCTTCAAAGGCAGCTTCTTTGGCTTTGTAAACATTCAACTCTACAAGTGCAGTGTATACCGTCCTGCCTTGCTCACCTTACGGACAGCCTCTAGCTCAAGCGCAGAGAGCGGCGGTGAGGCAGCGGATGCAACATTCTGCCGCAGCTGCGCAAGGCTGCTCGCTCCGGGAATAATAGCGGCAACGGCCGGCTCGGCCAGCGGATACTGCAGCGCTGTCTGTGTCAAGGTACGGGTGAGGGTAGTCTGCTGCATCAGCTGGCCGTGCAGCTCTGACAGCTCCGCGGCAGTATAGTCCAGATATGCCCGCTTCGCCTTGCTGCGGCCATGTTCTGTCAGGATGCCGCTGGCCAGCGGTCCCCGCGCAATCAGGCTGATGCCCTCCCGGGCCAGCAGCGGAAGGATACTCTCCTCCGGGCGTCTGTCGAGAATGCTGTACTGGCTCATCACGCTGACAATTCCTGAGCGCTGCACATATTCCCGGATGACATTCGGCCGGATGGAGGAAATCCCGTAATAGCGGATGACCCCTTCCTGCTTCAGCTCCTCAAAGGCTTCGATCGTCTCGTCAATCTCATCCTCCAGTGTTCCCCCATGCAGCTGATACAGATCGATATAATCGGTCTGCAGCCTGCGCAGACTTTCTTTCACCGCCGAGCGGATATAGGCTTTGGAAGCATCCCAGCTCCAGCCCTCTTGACCGGGAATTCTGCGGTTGCCCACTTTGGTGGCCAGAATTACATCTGCACGGCGGTGCCGGATCGCCTGGCCGACGATTTCCTCATTGCGGCCTTCATCGTAGAGATCGGCGGTATCCAGGAAATTGATTCCGTGATCAAGCGCCTCGTGAATAATAGCAGCAGCCTTCGCCTCATCCGTCCCTAGCGACATACAGCCGAGGCCCATAGAGCTTACATATAAATCAGATTGTCCCAAACGGTTAGTGTTCATCTGACCTGACGTCCTTTCGTTACTGTAATTGTGTCTATTATATCATCAGGATCAAGTGGAAACGGCTACACCGTCCTTCAAAGGACGGTATCCGTTTCAGCGAGAAAGATAAGGAACATTTATTGCGTGAAGCATATACATTCTTATCTGTGCGCAAAAACGGCAATCCTGCCGCCGTTGACTGTCAGCCGGGCGTGTAGGAT
This window contains:
- a CDS encoding aldo/keto reductase, giving the protein MNTNRLGQSDLYVSSMGLGCMSLGTDEAKAAAIIHEALDHGINFLDTADLYDEGRNEEIVGQAIRHRRADVILATKVGNRRIPGQEGWSWDASKAYIRSAVKESLRRLQTDYIDLYQLHGGTLEDEIDETIEAFEELKQEGVIRYYGISSIRPNVIREYVQRSGIVSVMSQYSILDRRPEESILPLLAREGISLIARGPLASGILTEHGRSKAKRAYLDYTAAELSELHGQLMQQTTLTRTLTQTALQYPLAEPAVAAIIPGASSLAQLRQNVASAASPPLSALELEAVRKVSKAGRYTLHL
- a CDS encoding ZIP family metal transporter codes for the protein MASALLGSFLSAMATVLGVIPILFVKRLSELWKDVLVAFTAGIMVSATTFGLMPQAIKESGIIALTLGLITGVLLLDLIESHIPHIDVENKPGLSNLDSKALLVMIALFIHNIPEGLSTGFSYASEQASLGPMVAIAIGAQNMPEGLILAVFLMNARATRRKALTIAALTGLMEMVSAVIGYFTASYVQNVVGYGLAFAAGAMLFIVYKELIPESHGHGYERPSTYSFIFGLLAMVYITTFFGG
- a CDS encoding amidohydrolase family protein gives rise to the protein MREIYSADVLYTQDEFKKNGALLVENGIIADVGEREELLRRYPDARHIPWEGRAIVPGTVNSHNHSFQSLLRGIAIDKPFLEWRDRALYKYTPLLDEEAIYTGALLAFGEMLRYGITTVCDFFYVHNGGTTYDEAVIRAAGDLGIRLVFARTMYDWTGAPLAYRETVPEAVERTRLLAKKYQGNPMVTVHPAPHSPHAASSEMIKAGHKLAMELDTPFHIHVAEEIFEVEEIQRDYGLRPVHYLDSLGVLDERMIAIHLVWLEESEIELIGARHGSLAYCPSSNMFLADGVTRIPDLLKAGVRVTLGTDGGCSNNRISVYEEMRMCALLQKVSRLDGTCITAGEVYRMGTRSAGGILRLPVGSLETGQYADFAALDLHDLSLAPKRELFANMVYAMQPGAIRTVVVGGKVVFEQGKIQTVSDSSIGRRVDQWFEKCAKLE